Proteins encoded together in one Leptidea sinapis chromosome 43, ilLepSina1.1, whole genome shotgun sequence window:
- the LOC126976963 gene encoding sortilin-related receptor-like isoform X2, producing MASACYLIIILVLSVASGYVTTENSEEIETILIPSKGLDVDENMNNCDPATCYQLCQRMGYYGGTCIGQRCICDGLINVEEETVSPLRDCNYNECDQRCRRLGFPGGACVGDKCKCDNFLDMESNNVQEETVSPLQDCNYNECDQRCRRLGFPGGACVGDKCKCDNFLGLKLNDVQEETVSSLQDCNYNECDQRCRRLGFPGGACVGDKCKCDNFLGLNNDVQEETVSSLQDCNYNECDQRCRRLGFPGGACVGDKCKCDNFLGLKLNDVQEETVSSLQDCNYNECDQRCRRLGFPGGACVGDKCKCDNFLGLKSSNVEEETISSLRDCNYKECDQRCRRLGFPGGACVGDKCKCDNFLDMESNNVQEETVSSLRDCNYNECDQICRRLGFPGGACVGDKCKCDNFLSLKSNNDGDAKMLSRRCKLDCTLYCHTKGYSSGTCTDNGRCRCNNFASGI from the exons ATGGCGTCCgcttgttatttaattattattcttgtgTTATCTGTGGCTAGCGGCTATGTCACGACTGAAAATAGcg AAGAAATCGAAACTATACTAATTCCAAGCAAGGGATTAGATGTTGACGAAAATATGAACAACTGCGATCCAGCCACATGCTATCAACTATGCCAAAGAATGGGATATTACGGTGGTACCTGCATTGGACAACGATGTATTTGCGATGGTCTCATCAATG TAGAAGAAGAGACTGTCAGTCCATTACGGGATTGTAATTACAATGAGTGTGACCAAAGATGTCGTCGACTGGGCTTCCCTGGCGGAGCTTGTGTAGGAGACAAATGTAAATGTGACAACTTCCTCGATATGGAATCAAACAATG TACAAGAAGAGACTGTCAGTCCATTGCAGGACTGTAATTACAATGAGTGTGACCAAAGATGTCGCCGCCTGGGCTTTCCTGGCGGGGCTTGTGTAGGAGACAAATGTAAATGTGACAACTTTCTTGGCCTGAAATTAAATGACG TACAAGAAGAGACTGTCAGTTCATTGCAGGATTGTAATTACAATGAGTGTGACCAAAGATGTCGTCGACTGGGCTTTCCTGGCGGGGCTTGTGTAGGAGATAAATGTAAATGTGACAACTTTCTTGGCCTGAATAATGACG TACAAGAAGAGACTGTCAGTTCATTACAGGATTGTAATTACAATGAGTGTGACCAAAGATGTCGTCGACTGGGCTTTCCTGGCGGGGCTTGTGTAGGAGATAAATGTAAATGTGACAACTTTCTTGGCCTGAAATTAAATGACG TACAAGAAGAGACTGTCAGTTCATTACAGGATTGTAATTACAATGAGTGTGACCAAAGATGTCGCCGCCTGGGCTTTCCTGGTGGTGCTTGTGTAGGAGACAAATGTAAATGTGACAACTTTCTTGGCCTGAAATCAAGTAACG TAGAAGAAGAGACTATCAGTTCATTGCGGGATTGTAATTACAAGGAGTGTGACCAAAGATGTCGTCGACTGGGCTTTCCTGGAGGTGCTTGTGTAGGAGACAAATGCAAATGCGACAACTTTCTCGATATGGAATCAAACAATG TACAAGAAGAGACTGTCAGTTCATTACGGGATTGTAATTACAATGAGTGTGACCAAATATGTCGTCGACTGGGCTTCCCTGGCGGTGCTTGTGTAGGAGACAAATGTAAATGCGACAACTTCCTTAGCCTGAAATCAAATAACG
- the LOC126976963 gene encoding sortilin-related receptor-like isoform X3: MASACYLIIILVLSVASGYVTTENSAKEIETILIPSKGLDVDENMNNCDPATCYQLCQRMGYYGGTCIGQRCICDGLINEEETVSPLRDCNYNECDQRCRRLGFPGGACVGDKCKCDNFLDMESNNVQEETVSPLQDCNYNECDQRCRRLGFPGGACVGDKCKCDNFLGLKLNDVQEETVSSLQDCNYNECDQRCRRLGFPGGACVGDKCKCDNFLGLNNDVQEETVSSLQDCNYNECDQRCRRLGFPGGACVGDKCKCDNFLGLKLNDVQEETVSSLQDCNYNECDQRCRRLGFPGGACVGDKCKCDNFLGLKSSNVEEETISSLRDCNYKECDQRCRRLGFPGGACVGDKCKCDNFLDMESNNVQEETVSSLRDCNYNECDQICRRLGFPGGACVGDKCKCDNFLSLKSNNDGDAKMLSRRCKLDCTLYCHTKGYSSGTCTDNGRCRCNNFASGI, translated from the exons ATGGCGTCCgcttgttatttaattattattcttgtgTTATCTGTGGCTAGCGGCTATGTCACGACTGAAAATAGcg CAAAAGAAATCGAAACTATACTAATTCCAAGCAAGGGATTAGATGTTGACGAAAATATGAACAACTGCGATCCAGCCACATGCTATCAACTATGCCAAAGAATGGGATATTACGGTGGTACCTGCATTGGACAACGATGTATTTGCGATGGTCTCATCAATG AAGAAGAGACTGTCAGTCCATTACGGGATTGTAATTACAATGAGTGTGACCAAAGATGTCGTCGACTGGGCTTCCCTGGCGGAGCTTGTGTAGGAGACAAATGTAAATGTGACAACTTCCTCGATATGGAATCAAACAATG TACAAGAAGAGACTGTCAGTCCATTGCAGGACTGTAATTACAATGAGTGTGACCAAAGATGTCGCCGCCTGGGCTTTCCTGGCGGGGCTTGTGTAGGAGACAAATGTAAATGTGACAACTTTCTTGGCCTGAAATTAAATGACG TACAAGAAGAGACTGTCAGTTCATTGCAGGATTGTAATTACAATGAGTGTGACCAAAGATGTCGTCGACTGGGCTTTCCTGGCGGGGCTTGTGTAGGAGATAAATGTAAATGTGACAACTTTCTTGGCCTGAATAATGACG TACAAGAAGAGACTGTCAGTTCATTACAGGATTGTAATTACAATGAGTGTGACCAAAGATGTCGTCGACTGGGCTTTCCTGGCGGGGCTTGTGTAGGAGATAAATGTAAATGTGACAACTTTCTTGGCCTGAAATTAAATGACG TACAAGAAGAGACTGTCAGTTCATTACAGGATTGTAATTACAATGAGTGTGACCAAAGATGTCGCCGCCTGGGCTTTCCTGGTGGTGCTTGTGTAGGAGACAAATGTAAATGTGACAACTTTCTTGGCCTGAAATCAAGTAACG TAGAAGAAGAGACTATCAGTTCATTGCGGGATTGTAATTACAAGGAGTGTGACCAAAGATGTCGTCGACTGGGCTTTCCTGGAGGTGCTTGTGTAGGAGACAAATGCAAATGCGACAACTTTCTCGATATGGAATCAAACAATG TACAAGAAGAGACTGTCAGTTCATTACGGGATTGTAATTACAATGAGTGTGACCAAATATGTCGTCGACTGGGCTTCCCTGGCGGTGCTTGTGTAGGAGACAAATGTAAATGCGACAACTTCCTTAGCCTGAAATCAAATAACG
- the LOC126976963 gene encoding sortilin-related receptor-like isoform X4 — translation MASACYLIIILVLSVASGYVTTENSAKEIETILIPSKGLDVDENMNNCDPATCYQLCQRMGYYGGTCIGQRCICDGLINVEEETVSPLRDCNYNECDQRCRRLGFPGGACVGDKCKCDNFLDMESNNVQEETVSPLQDCNYNECDQRCRRLGFPGGACVGDKCKCDNFLGLKLNDVQEETVSSLQDCNYNECDQRCRRLGFPGGACVGDKCKCDNFLGLNNDVQEETVSSLQDCNYNECDQRCRRLGFPGGACVGDKCKCDNFLGLKLNDVQEETVSSLQDCNYNECDQRCRRLGFPGGACVGDKCKCDNFLGLKSSNVEEETISSLRDCNYKECDQRCRRLGFPGGACVGDKCKCDNFLDMESNNVQEETVSSLRDCNYNECDQICRRLGFPGGACVGDKCKCDNFLSLKSNNDGYTGEINLRVL, via the exons ATGGCGTCCgcttgttatttaattattattcttgtgTTATCTGTGGCTAGCGGCTATGTCACGACTGAAAATAGcg CAAAAGAAATCGAAACTATACTAATTCCAAGCAAGGGATTAGATGTTGACGAAAATATGAACAACTGCGATCCAGCCACATGCTATCAACTATGCCAAAGAATGGGATATTACGGTGGTACCTGCATTGGACAACGATGTATTTGCGATGGTCTCATCAATG TAGAAGAAGAGACTGTCAGTCCATTACGGGATTGTAATTACAATGAGTGTGACCAAAGATGTCGTCGACTGGGCTTCCCTGGCGGAGCTTGTGTAGGAGACAAATGTAAATGTGACAACTTCCTCGATATGGAATCAAACAATG TACAAGAAGAGACTGTCAGTCCATTGCAGGACTGTAATTACAATGAGTGTGACCAAAGATGTCGCCGCCTGGGCTTTCCTGGCGGGGCTTGTGTAGGAGACAAATGTAAATGTGACAACTTTCTTGGCCTGAAATTAAATGACG TACAAGAAGAGACTGTCAGTTCATTGCAGGATTGTAATTACAATGAGTGTGACCAAAGATGTCGTCGACTGGGCTTTCCTGGCGGGGCTTGTGTAGGAGATAAATGTAAATGTGACAACTTTCTTGGCCTGAATAATGACG TACAAGAAGAGACTGTCAGTTCATTACAGGATTGTAATTACAATGAGTGTGACCAAAGATGTCGTCGACTGGGCTTTCCTGGCGGGGCTTGTGTAGGAGATAAATGTAAATGTGACAACTTTCTTGGCCTGAAATTAAATGACG TACAAGAAGAGACTGTCAGTTCATTACAGGATTGTAATTACAATGAGTGTGACCAAAGATGTCGCCGCCTGGGCTTTCCTGGTGGTGCTTGTGTAGGAGACAAATGTAAATGTGACAACTTTCTTGGCCTGAAATCAAGTAACG TAGAAGAAGAGACTATCAGTTCATTGCGGGATTGTAATTACAAGGAGTGTGACCAAAGATGTCGTCGACTGGGCTTTCCTGGAGGTGCTTGTGTAGGAGACAAATGCAAATGCGACAACTTTCTCGATATGGAATCAAACAATG TACAAGAAGAGACTGTCAGTTCATTACGGGATTGTAATTACAATGAGTGTGACCAAATATGTCGTCGACTGGGCTTCCCTGGCGGTGCTTGTGTAGGAGACAAATGTAAATGCGACAACTTCCTTAGCCTGAAATCAAATAACG ATGGATATACTGGAGAAATCAATCTTCGAGTATTGTAA
- the LOC126976963 gene encoding sortilin-related receptor-like isoform X12: MASACYLIIILVLSVASGYVTTENSAKEIETILIPSKGLDVDENMNNCDPATCYQLCQRMGYYGGTCIGQRCICDGLINVEEETVSPLRDCNYNECDQRCRRLGFPGGACVGDKCKCDNFLDMESNNVQEETVSPLQDCNYNECDQRCRRLGFPGGACVGDKCKCDNFLGLKLNDVQEETVSSLQDCNYNECDQRCRRLGFPGGACVGDKCKCDNFLGLNNDVQEETVSSLQDCNYNECDQRCRRLGFPGGACVGDKCKCDNFLGLKLNDVQEETVSSLQDCNYNECDQRCRRLGFPGGACVGDKCKCDNFLGLKSSNDGYTGEINLRVL; the protein is encoded by the exons ATGGCGTCCgcttgttatttaattattattcttgtgTTATCTGTGGCTAGCGGCTATGTCACGACTGAAAATAGcg CAAAAGAAATCGAAACTATACTAATTCCAAGCAAGGGATTAGATGTTGACGAAAATATGAACAACTGCGATCCAGCCACATGCTATCAACTATGCCAAAGAATGGGATATTACGGTGGTACCTGCATTGGACAACGATGTATTTGCGATGGTCTCATCAATG TAGAAGAAGAGACTGTCAGTCCATTACGGGATTGTAATTACAATGAGTGTGACCAAAGATGTCGTCGACTGGGCTTCCCTGGCGGAGCTTGTGTAGGAGACAAATGTAAATGTGACAACTTCCTCGATATGGAATCAAACAATG TACAAGAAGAGACTGTCAGTCCATTGCAGGACTGTAATTACAATGAGTGTGACCAAAGATGTCGCCGCCTGGGCTTTCCTGGCGGGGCTTGTGTAGGAGACAAATGTAAATGTGACAACTTTCTTGGCCTGAAATTAAATGACG TACAAGAAGAGACTGTCAGTTCATTGCAGGATTGTAATTACAATGAGTGTGACCAAAGATGTCGTCGACTGGGCTTTCCTGGCGGGGCTTGTGTAGGAGATAAATGTAAATGTGACAACTTTCTTGGCCTGAATAATGACG TACAAGAAGAGACTGTCAGTTCATTACAGGATTGTAATTACAATGAGTGTGACCAAAGATGTCGTCGACTGGGCTTTCCTGGCGGGGCTTGTGTAGGAGATAAATGTAAATGTGACAACTTTCTTGGCCTGAAATTAAATGACG TACAAGAAGAGACTGTCAGTTCATTACAGGATTGTAATTACAATGAGTGTGACCAAAGATGTCGCCGCCTGGGCTTTCCTGGTGGTGCTTGTGTAGGAGACAAATGTAAATGTGACAACTTTCTTGGCCTGAAATCAAGTAACG ATGGATATACTGGAGAAATCAATCTTCGAGTATTGTAA
- the LOC126976963 gene encoding sortilin-related receptor-like isoform X1, producing MASACYLIIILVLSVASGYVTTENSAKEIETILIPSKGLDVDENMNNCDPATCYQLCQRMGYYGGTCIGQRCICDGLINVEEETVSPLRDCNYNECDQRCRRLGFPGGACVGDKCKCDNFLDMESNNVQEETVSPLQDCNYNECDQRCRRLGFPGGACVGDKCKCDNFLGLKLNDVQEETVSSLQDCNYNECDQRCRRLGFPGGACVGDKCKCDNFLGLNNDVQEETVSSLQDCNYNECDQRCRRLGFPGGACVGDKCKCDNFLGLKLNDVQEETVSSLQDCNYNECDQRCRRLGFPGGACVGDKCKCDNFLGLKSSNVEEETISSLRDCNYKECDQRCRRLGFPGGACVGDKCKCDNFLDMESNNVQEETVSSLRDCNYNECDQICRRLGFPGGACVGDKCKCDNFLSLKSNNDGDAKMLSRRCKLDCTLYCHTKGYSSGTCTDNGRCRCNNFASGI from the exons ATGGCGTCCgcttgttatttaattattattcttgtgTTATCTGTGGCTAGCGGCTATGTCACGACTGAAAATAGcg CAAAAGAAATCGAAACTATACTAATTCCAAGCAAGGGATTAGATGTTGACGAAAATATGAACAACTGCGATCCAGCCACATGCTATCAACTATGCCAAAGAATGGGATATTACGGTGGTACCTGCATTGGACAACGATGTATTTGCGATGGTCTCATCAATG TAGAAGAAGAGACTGTCAGTCCATTACGGGATTGTAATTACAATGAGTGTGACCAAAGATGTCGTCGACTGGGCTTCCCTGGCGGAGCTTGTGTAGGAGACAAATGTAAATGTGACAACTTCCTCGATATGGAATCAAACAATG TACAAGAAGAGACTGTCAGTCCATTGCAGGACTGTAATTACAATGAGTGTGACCAAAGATGTCGCCGCCTGGGCTTTCCTGGCGGGGCTTGTGTAGGAGACAAATGTAAATGTGACAACTTTCTTGGCCTGAAATTAAATGACG TACAAGAAGAGACTGTCAGTTCATTGCAGGATTGTAATTACAATGAGTGTGACCAAAGATGTCGTCGACTGGGCTTTCCTGGCGGGGCTTGTGTAGGAGATAAATGTAAATGTGACAACTTTCTTGGCCTGAATAATGACG TACAAGAAGAGACTGTCAGTTCATTACAGGATTGTAATTACAATGAGTGTGACCAAAGATGTCGTCGACTGGGCTTTCCTGGCGGGGCTTGTGTAGGAGATAAATGTAAATGTGACAACTTTCTTGGCCTGAAATTAAATGACG TACAAGAAGAGACTGTCAGTTCATTACAGGATTGTAATTACAATGAGTGTGACCAAAGATGTCGCCGCCTGGGCTTTCCTGGTGGTGCTTGTGTAGGAGACAAATGTAAATGTGACAACTTTCTTGGCCTGAAATCAAGTAACG TAGAAGAAGAGACTATCAGTTCATTGCGGGATTGTAATTACAAGGAGTGTGACCAAAGATGTCGTCGACTGGGCTTTCCTGGAGGTGCTTGTGTAGGAGACAAATGCAAATGCGACAACTTTCTCGATATGGAATCAAACAATG TACAAGAAGAGACTGTCAGTTCATTACGGGATTGTAATTACAATGAGTGTGACCAAATATGTCGTCGACTGGGCTTCCCTGGCGGTGCTTGTGTAGGAGACAAATGTAAATGCGACAACTTCCTTAGCCTGAAATCAAATAACG